One genomic segment of Ricinus communis isolate WT05 ecotype wild-type chromosome 5, ASM1957865v1, whole genome shotgun sequence includes these proteins:
- the LOC8287935 gene encoding thaumatin-like protein 1: protein MGPAQKLFPVLFYVFVMCSCAYSATFTIINKCSHPVWPGILSNAGTSQLPTTGFALQPGESNSIEVPQAWSGRLWGRTLCSQDSTTGKFSCLTGDCGSTTIQCSGDGAAPPATLAEFTLNGANGLDFYDVSLVDGYNLPMLISPQGGASGNCTITGCSVELNNACPSELKVMDSENGESVACKSACEAFGNPEYCCSGEYGNPNTCKPSSYSEFFKTACPRAYSYAYDDGTSTFTCAGADYEISFCPSPSTSLKSANGQYPQAVDVSAGARRTSPYVISGSMAVLAAIWRLWQLY, encoded by the exons ATGGGTCCTGCTCAGAAACTCTTTCCCGTTCTGTTTTATGTCTTTGTTATGTGCTCATGTGCTTATTCAGCTACATTCACGATCATAAACAAGTGTAGCCATCCTGTCTGGCCAGGCATACTCTCTAACGCTGGCACCTCACAGCTCCCCACAACCGGTTTCGCCCTGCAGCCTGGCGAATCGAACTCAATTGAGGTGCCGCAAGCATGGTCTGGCCGTTTATGGGGTCGAACACTTTGCTCTCAGGACTCCACAACTGGGAAATTCTCTTGCCTGACAGGGGACTGTGGCTCCACCACAATCCAATGCTCTGGTGATGGCGCTGCTCCTCCTGCCACCCTTGCGGAATTCACTCTTAATGGAGCTAACGGGCTCGACTTCTATGATGTTAGTCTTGTTGATGGCTACAACCTGCCAATGCTAATATCACCACAAGGCGGTGCAAGTGGGAATTGTACAATTACAGGCTGTTCGGTGGAGTTAAACAATGCATGCCCGTCAGAGCTTAAGGTTATGGACAGTGAAAATGGTGAGAGCGTAGCGTGTAAAAGTGCGTGTGAAGCGTTTGGGAATCCTGAATATTGTTGCAGTGGAGAATATGGCAATCCTAACACCTGCAAGCCCAGCTCCTACTCAGAATTCTTCAAAACTGCTTGCCCTCGAGCTTATAGTTACGCCTATGACGACGGGACTAGCACTTTCACTTGTGCAGGAGCCGATTACGAAATCAGCTTTTGTCCTTCACCTTCCACCAG TTTAAAGTCGGCAAACGGGCAGTATCCACAAGCTGTGGATGTCTCAGCGGGCGCTCGCAGGACGTCACCTTATGTCATCAGCGGTAGCATGGCTGTTTTGGCGGCAATTTGGCGGTTGTGGCAGCTCTACTAA
- the LOC8287934 gene encoding cold shock domain-containing protein 3 yields the protein MAQSMAEEQTGVRSRGKVVRFSDRKGFGFIKPDDGGEDLFVHHSAIKSDGRYRSLAEDDVVEFTVSLSDDNKYQAVDVTAPGGGPIQANHSNNNKRGGGGDGPAKRGGGFGGSWSSSSTRRNNNGGGGGGCYNCGGSGHIARECNNNNNSNSNGGGCFKCGNTGHFARDCTTRGNNNNNNGGGDRDRGCFNCGGYGHLARDCAGGGGACYNCGGFGHLARDCTSARGAGGGGAGGGRFGGKGGSGGGGCFNCGEEGHFARECPNKS from the coding sequence ATGGCTCAATCAATGGCAGAGGAGCAAACAGGAGTGAGATCTAGGGGAAAAGTAGTGAGGTTTAGCGACAGGAAAGGTTTTGGTTTTATAAAACCAGATGATGGTGGTGAGGATCTGTTCGTTCATCACTCTGCTATCAAATCAGATGGTCGATATCGTTCTCTTGCTGAGGACGATGTAGTTGAATTCACTGTCTCTCTTTCTgatgataataaatatcaagCTGTTGATGTTACTGCCCCTGGTGGTGGTCCCATTCAAGCTAATCATTCTAACAACAATAAGagaggtggtggtggtgatggTCCCGCCAAACGCGGTGGTGGATTTGGTGGTTCTTggagcagcagcagcaccCGGAGGAATAACAacggtggtggtggtggtgggtGTTATAACTGTGGAGGCAGTGGTCATATTGCCAGGGAGTgcaataataacaataacagtAATAGCAATGGCGGTGGTTGTTTTAAGTGTGGTAACACAGGGCATTTTGCTAGGGATTGTACTACAAGAgggaataataataataacaatggtGGTGGCGACCGCGATCGTGGTTGTTTTAACTGTGGAGGGTATGGGCATTTGGCTAGGGATTGTGCAGGTGGCGGCGGGGCGTGTTATAATTGTGGAGGGTTTGGCCATTTGGCTAGGGATTGTACTAGTGCTAGAGGAGCTGGCGGTGGCGGCGCCGGCGGTGGTAGATTCGGGGGTAAAGGCGGTAGCGGCGGCGGTGGATGTTTTAACTGTGGGGAGGAGGGGCATTTTGCTAGGGAGTGTCCtaacaagtcttga
- the LOC8287932 gene encoding ferredoxin--NADP reductase, leaf isozyme, chloroplastic, translating into MAAAVTAAVSFPSTKSTSLPSRTSIIAPERTTLKKVPVYYRDVVSAGKRVVSIRAQVTTEAEAPVKVKKESKKNEEGIVVNKFKPKNPYTGRCLLNTKITGDDAPGETWHMVFSTEGEVPYREGQSIGVIPDGIDKNGKPHKLRLYSIASSALGDFGDSKTVSLCVKRLVYTNDKGELVKGVCSNFLCDLKPGAEVQITGPVGKEMLMPKDPNATIVMLGTGTGIAPFRSFLWKMFFEKHEDYEFNGLAWLFLGVPTSSSLLYKEEFEKMKEIAPDNFRLDFAVSREQTNEKGEKMYIQTRMAQYAEELWELLKKDNTFVYMCGLKGMEKGIDDIMASLAAKEGIDWLEYKRQLKKAEQWNVEVY; encoded by the exons ATGGCCGCTGCAGTTACTGCTGCAGTTTCCTTTCCTTCCACCAAGTCCACTTCTCTCCCTTCAAGAACCTCCATCATAGCACCAGAGAGGACCACCTTAAAGAAG GTGCCTGTTTACTATAGGGATGTTGTGTCTGCTGGTAAAAGAGTTGTTTCCATCAGAGCCCAGGTTACAACAGAGGCAGAAGCTCCTGTCAAGGTTaagaaagaatcaaagaaaaatgaggAAGGTATTGTTGTTAACAAGTTCAAGCCTAAGAATCCTTACACTGGCAGGTGCCTTTTGAACACTAAGATCACTGGTGATGATGCTCCTGGTGAAACTTGGCACATGGTCTTTAGCACCGAGG GAGAGGTCCCCTACAGAGAAGGGCAATCAATTGGTGTAATTCCAGATGGTATTGATAAGAATGGGAAGCCTCACAAGCTCAGATTGTATTCAATTGCCAGCAGTGCTCTTGGTGACTTTGGAGACTCCAAAACT GTTTCTCTTTGTGTGAAGCGGCTTGTGTACACCAATGATAAAGGAGAATTAGTTAAAGGAGTCTGCTCAAATTTCTTGT gtgactTGAAACCTGGAGCTGAAGTACAGATTACTGGACCAGTTGGAAAAGAAATGCTTATGCCAAAAGATCCCAATGCCACCATCGTTATG CTTGGGACTGGAACTGGGATTGCTCCTTTCCGATCGTTCTTGTGGAAGATGTTCTTTGAGAAGCATGAAGACTATGAA TTCAATGGTTTGGCGTGGCTCTTCTTGGGTGTCCCCACAAGTAGCTCATTGCTGTACAAGGAG GAATTCGAGAAAATGAAGGAGATAGCCCCTGATAACTTTAGGCTTGACTTTGCCGTGAGCAGAGAGCAAACTAATGAAAAGGGAGAAAAGATGTATATCCAAACTCGGATGGCTCAATATGCAGAAGAACTTTGGGAGTTATTAAAGAAAGATAACACCTTCGTCTATATGTGTGGACTGAAAGGAATGGAGAAGGGAATTGATGACATAATGGCATCATTGGCAGCTAAAGAAG GCATTGATTGGTTGGAGTACAAAAGGCAGTTGAAGAAAGCAGAGCAATGGAATGTGGAAGTGTACTAA